The following are encoded together in the Frankiaceae bacterium genome:
- the miaB gene encoding tRNA (N6-isopentenyl adenosine(37)-C2)-methylthiotransferase MiaB, with protein MSPRTYAVITYGCQMNEHDSERLSGLLEESGYVRAPEGEQADVVVFNTCAVRENADNRLYGNLGHLLPVKKAHPGMQIAVGGCLAQKDRGTITKKAPWVDVVFGTHNIGSLPALLDRARHNDAAQVEIVEALETFPSTLPARRESPYAGWVSISVGCNNTCTFCIVPSLRGKERNRPATDILAEVRALVADGVLEVTLLGQNVNSYGSDLGDRGAFASLLRACGEIDGLERVRFTSPHPKDFTDDVIAAMAETPNVMPHLHMPLQSGSDDVLRRMQRSYRQERFLGIVARVRDAIPDAAITTDIIVGFPGETEADFAETLHVVREARFSSAFTFQYSPRPGTPAATMDAQVPKAVVQERYERLVALQDDVAWQENKRLVGTRAELLVAVGEGRKDAGTGRMTGRARDNRLVHFLGDASIRPGDLVDVEVTYAAPHHLLAEGPVLAHRKTRAGDLFDVPKPAGTMLGMPRVGAPVG; from the coding sequence GTGAGCCCCCGCACGTACGCCGTGATCACCTACGGCTGCCAGATGAACGAGCACGACTCCGAACGCCTCTCCGGGCTGCTCGAGGAGTCGGGCTATGTCCGCGCGCCCGAGGGTGAGCAGGCCGACGTCGTGGTGTTCAACACGTGCGCCGTCCGCGAGAACGCCGACAACCGCCTCTACGGCAACCTCGGCCACCTGCTGCCCGTGAAGAAGGCGCACCCGGGCATGCAGATCGCGGTCGGCGGCTGCCTCGCGCAGAAGGACCGCGGCACCATCACCAAGAAGGCGCCGTGGGTCGACGTCGTCTTCGGCACGCACAACATCGGCTCGCTGCCCGCCCTGCTCGACCGCGCCCGCCACAACGACGCCGCGCAGGTCGAGATCGTCGAGGCGCTGGAGACGTTTCCCTCGACGCTGCCCGCGCGCCGCGAGTCGCCGTACGCCGGCTGGGTCTCGATCTCCGTCGGCTGCAACAACACGTGCACGTTCTGCATCGTGCCGTCGCTGCGCGGCAAGGAGCGCAACCGCCCGGCCACGGACATCCTCGCCGAGGTGCGCGCGCTCGTCGCCGACGGCGTCCTCGAAGTCACGCTGCTCGGGCAGAACGTCAACTCGTACGGCTCGGACCTCGGTGACCGGGGTGCCTTCGCCTCCCTGCTGCGTGCCTGCGGGGAGATCGACGGGCTGGAGCGGGTGCGCTTCACGTCGCCGCACCCCAAGGACTTCACCGACGACGTCATCGCCGCCATGGCCGAGACGCCGAACGTCATGCCGCACCTGCACATGCCCCTGCAGTCGGGCTCCGACGACGTGCTGCGGCGGATGCAGCGGTCGTACCGGCAGGAACGCTTCCTCGGCATCGTCGCGCGCGTCCGCGACGCGATCCCCGACGCGGCGATCACGACCGACATCATCGTGGGGTTCCCCGGCGAGACCGAGGCCGACTTCGCCGAGACGCTGCACGTCGTACGGGAGGCGCGGTTCTCCTCGGCGTTCACGTTCCAGTACTCACCGCGGCCCGGCACGCCCGCCGCGACCATGGACGCGCAGGTGCCGAAGGCCGTCGTCCAGGAGCGGTATGAGCGCCTCGTTGCGCTGCAGGACGACGTCGCGTGGCAGGAGAACAAGCGCCTCGTCGGCACCCGCGCCGAGCTGCTCGTCGCGGTAGGCGAGGGGCGCAAGGACGCGGGTACGGGGCGCATGACGGGCCGCGCGCGCGACAACCGCCTCGTGCACTTCCTCGGCGACGCCTCCATCAGACCTGGGGACCTCGTGGACGTCGAGGTGACGTACGCCGCCCCGCACCACCTCCTCGCGGAGGGCCCGGTGCTGGCCCACCGCAAGACCCGCGCGGGCGACCTGTTCGACGTCCCGAAGCCGGCTGGGACGATGCTCGGCATGCCGCGGGTCGGCGCGCCGGTCGGGTGA